In Luteitalea sp. TBR-22, one genomic interval encodes:
- the rbfA gene encoding 30S ribosome-binding factor RbfA: MQGSGSRAERIADHIKDEVSQLLSFEVKDPAIGLLTVTHVKMTSDMGLAHVYYTLVGDEVERRKTAKALERATPFVRRRLAETMNMRRAPEVKFHYDENLERQERVETLLRQIASERAEREAREQAEATPDDHAE; this comes from the coding sequence ATGCAAGGTTCCGGTTCCCGCGCCGAGCGCATCGCCGACCACATCAAGGACGAGGTCAGCCAGTTGCTGTCGTTCGAGGTCAAGGACCCGGCGATCGGCCTGCTCACCGTGACGCACGTCAAGATGACGAGCGACATGGGCCTCGCCCACGTCTACTACACGCTCGTCGGCGACGAGGTCGAGCGGCGCAAGACCGCGAAGGCCCTCGAACGCGCCACACCGTTCGTGCGTCGCCGGCTCGCCGAGACGATGAACATGCGGCGGGCCCCCGAGGTGAAGTTCCACTACGACGAGAACCTCGAGCGCCAGGAGCGCGTCGAGACGCTGCTGCGCCAGATCGCCAGCGAACGTGCCGAACGCGAAGCCCGCGAGCAGGCCGAGGCCACCCCCGATGACCACGCTGAGTGA
- the infB gene encoding translation initiation factor IF-2, with amino-acid sequence MDLLKVEAGIEVRSASSTIEEVVARQFVERHARKRNIALPPAAQMFNEGPAARPMGKKPGPGGKAPAAPEPPKAAPLPPPRLVKALKVPGAMPAAPPAVEAPVAAAPAPVEVAPPPAPAEVAPAQEAPAAVAPPASPTPTAPAATVATEAVPPSAPVEAPAAASEPAAAAAAPAVEQREAPVEAAPAPVVPVVEAPSAPVAAAPAAPPAPSTTDEEQDAGRVVPSSLRLRVEDPNRPVSAPPMRPARPVAPPTPPPVRRPAPPTAAGPAGPAGPAGPPRPATAGPRPLPPGAALPGGPRPLPTQPIRSPLPQVARPSYQPTYANIGRAPGVVGPGGRPLGGPPGAPGQPGQRPGAAQFPRPGQPGGGPGGYRPGGAPGGHRPRPGGRSGGSRTRGPRLEQPVQSGPAAPPPITRIITLAEGMTVKDLADKLEAKVKDVMRVILEQGMRMTINSTLDADTATMLARQFGAEVEVRTFEEEIVEFEEGADKPEDRVTRAPVVTVMGHVDHGKTTLLDSIRTTRVAEREAGGITQHIGAYAVELNGRKIVFLDTPGHAAFTTMRARGAKVTDVVVLVVAADDGVMPQTREAIDHARAAKVPIIVAINKIDKPDSNPERVMRELSELGLLAEAWGGDTVMVPVSAKAKQNLDTLLEMILLVTEIGEHKANASRNASGTVLEGKLDRGRGPVATVLVQDGTLHVGDTVLVGTIVGKVRALQDDRGRSVREAGPSTPVEVLGLGGVPTPGDTFQAVEDVAKARQIAMFREEQAKAKSLGAKGGRMTLESLQKHIAEGDVKELALIIKADVQGSAEVLADSLQKLGDERIKVRVLSSGVGAINESDVLLATASEAIIIGFNVRPDRNAESVAEREKVDIRLHSIIYNVTDEIRAAMAGMLAPTIKENRIGMAEVREVFRVPKAGTVAGCFVTEGVIRRSGDVQARLLRDGVVIHTGKLSSLRRFKDDVSEVKNGLECGMTFERYNDVKAGDTIEVFVTEEIAVTIPG; translated from the coding sequence ATGGATCTCCTGAAGGTGGAGGCAGGCATCGAGGTGCGTTCGGCCTCGAGCACCATCGAAGAGGTGGTGGCCCGGCAGTTCGTGGAGCGCCATGCGCGCAAGCGCAACATCGCGCTCCCGCCCGCGGCGCAGATGTTCAACGAGGGTCCGGCCGCTCGCCCGATGGGCAAGAAGCCCGGCCCCGGCGGCAAGGCCCCGGCTGCGCCGGAGCCGCCCAAGGCGGCCCCGCTGCCGCCGCCCCGCCTCGTCAAGGCCCTCAAGGTGCCCGGCGCGATGCCGGCTGCCCCGCCAGCCGTCGAGGCCCCCGTTGCGGCCGCGCCTGCGCCCGTCGAGGTCGCGCCACCACCTGCTCCGGCCGAGGTCGCGCCCGCGCAGGAGGCTCCGGCAGCGGTCGCCCCACCCGCCTCTCCCACCCCGACGGCTCCGGCCGCGACGGTGGCGACCGAGGCGGTGCCCCCGTCGGCGCCCGTGGAGGCGCCGGCCGCAGCGAGTGAACCCGCCGCGGCGGCCGCAGCACCGGCCGTCGAGCAGCGCGAGGCGCCGGTCGAGGCCGCGCCCGCTCCGGTGGTCCCGGTCGTCGAGGCACCGTCGGCCCCCGTGGCCGCCGCGCCGGCGGCTCCGCCAGCCCCGTCCACCACGGACGAGGAACAGGATGCCGGCCGCGTCGTGCCGTCGTCGCTGCGCCTCCGCGTCGAGGATCCGAACCGCCCTGTGAGCGCCCCACCCATGCGTCCGGCCCGCCCCGTTGCGCCGCCCACGCCTCCTCCGGTCAGGCGCCCCGCGCCGCCGACGGCGGCTGGTCCGGCAGGTCCTGCGGGGCCGGCAGGTCCACCTCGTCCGGCAACCGCCGGTCCGCGTCCCCTGCCCCCCGGCGCCGCACTGCCAGGTGGCCCGCGGCCTCTGCCTACGCAGCCGATCCGCTCGCCGCTGCCGCAGGTGGCCAGGCCGAGCTATCAGCCGACGTACGCCAACATCGGCCGCGCCCCGGGCGTGGTCGGGCCGGGCGGACGTCCGCTCGGCGGCCCTCCGGGCGCGCCAGGCCAGCCCGGCCAGCGTCCCGGGGCGGCGCAGTTCCCGCGTCCCGGCCAGCCCGGCGGCGGTCCCGGCGGGTATCGTCCGGGTGGCGCGCCTGGCGGACATCGCCCGCGGCCAGGTGGGCGCAGCGGCGGCAGCCGGACGCGCGGACCGCGCCTCGAGCAGCCCGTGCAGTCGGGGCCGGCGGCGCCGCCGCCGATCACCCGGATCATCACCCTCGCGGAGGGCATGACGGTCAAGGACCTGGCCGACAAGCTCGAGGCCAAGGTCAAGGACGTGATGCGCGTGATCCTCGAGCAGGGCATGCGCATGACGATCAACAGCACGCTCGACGCCGACACGGCGACGATGCTCGCGCGCCAGTTCGGCGCCGAGGTCGAGGTCCGCACCTTCGAGGAAGAGATCGTCGAGTTCGAGGAAGGGGCCGACAAGCCCGAGGACCGCGTCACCCGTGCGCCGGTCGTCACGGTGATGGGCCACGTCGACCACGGCAAGACCACGCTGCTCGACAGCATCCGCACCACGCGGGTCGCCGAGCGCGAGGCCGGTGGCATCACGCAGCACATCGGGGCCTACGCGGTCGAGCTCAACGGTCGCAAGATCGTGTTCCTCGACACGCCTGGCCACGCGGCGTTCACCACCATGCGTGCCCGCGGCGCGAAGGTCACCGACGTGGTGGTCCTGGTGGTTGCGGCCGACGACGGCGTCATGCCGCAGACGCGTGAGGCGATCGACCACGCACGCGCGGCAAAGGTGCCGATCATCGTCGCCATCAACAAGATCGACAAGCCGGACTCCAACCCGGAGCGGGTCATGCGCGAGCTCTCGGAGCTCGGGCTGCTCGCCGAGGCCTGGGGCGGCGACACGGTCATGGTGCCGGTCTCGGCCAAGGCCAAGCAGAACCTCGACACGCTGCTCGAGATGATCCTGCTGGTCACCGAAATCGGCGAGCACAAGGCCAACGCGTCGCGCAACGCCTCGGGCACCGTGCTCGAAGGCAAGCTTGATCGCGGTCGCGGTCCGGTGGCCACCGTGCTGGTCCAGGACGGCACGCTGCACGTCGGCGACACCGTGCTGGTCGGCACCATCGTCGGCAAGGTGCGCGCGCTGCAGGACGACCGTGGCCGTTCCGTCCGCGAAGCCGGCCCCTCCACACCGGTGGAAGTGCTCGGTCTCGGCGGTGTTCCGACGCCAGGCGACACGTTCCAGGCGGTCGAGGACGTGGCCAAGGCCCGCCAGATCGCGATGTTCCGCGAGGAACAGGCCAAGGCCAAGTCGCTCGGCGCCAAGGGCGGTCGCATGACCCTCGAGTCGCTCCAGAAGCACATCGCCGAGGGCGACGTGAAGGAGCTGGCGCTGATCATCAAGGCCGACGTGCAGGGTTCGGCAGAGGTGCTGGCCGACTCGCTCCAGAAGCTGGGCGACGAGCGCATCAAGGTGCGCGTCCTCAGCTCGGGCGTCGGCGCCATCAACGAGTCGGACGTGCTGCTGGCGACCGCGTCGGAAGCCATCATCATCGGCTTCAACGTGCGGCCCGACCGCAATGCCGAGTCGGTGGCCGAGCGCGAGAAGGTGGACATCCGCCTCCACTCGATCATCTACAACGTCACCGACGAGATTCGCGCCGCGATGGCGGGCATGCTGGCGCCCACCATCAAGGAGAACCGGATCGGCATGGCCGAGGTGCGCGAGGTGTTCCGCGTGCCGAAGGCTGGCACCGTCGCCGGCTGCTTCGTCACCGAGGGCGTCATCCGTCGCTCGGGCGATGTGCAGGCGCGCCTGCTCCGCGATGGGGTCGTCATCCACACCGGCAAGCTCAGCTCGCTGCGCCGGTTCAAGGACGACGTGTCGGAGGTCAAGAACGGCCTCGAGTGCGGCATGACGTTCGAGCGCTACAACGACGTCAAGGCCGGCGACACCATCGAGGTCTTCGTCACCGAGGAAATCGCGGTCACCATCCCGGGCTGA
- the truB gene encoding tRNA pseudouridine(55) synthase TruB — translation MSASLDGALVVDKPAGLTSHDVVAAVRRRLPRGTKVGHTGTLDPFATGVLPVVVGRATRLSQFLTASRKRYRADVAFGAATDSGDRTGTPTEEASLDALAALTEPALISALAGAVGTHPQVPPAHSAKKIDGERAYALARRGETVALDAVEVTAHAVTLVEWDAMRHVAVVDLETSAGYYVRSFARDLGQALGVPAHLSALRRTGSGAFELDVARAIGAIVEASPEEMAGWLVPMADLLPHLPALTLDEAQERAVRHGQPFAPAPGQSPGVFLAERVRLLDCGGALVALAIPSRQARGLLHADVVVG, via the coding sequence GTGAGCGCCTCCCTCGACGGGGCCCTCGTCGTCGACAAGCCCGCCGGCCTGACATCGCACGACGTCGTCGCGGCGGTGCGCCGGCGGTTGCCACGTGGCACGAAGGTGGGCCACACCGGCACGCTGGACCCGTTCGCCACCGGGGTGCTGCCGGTGGTGGTCGGGCGAGCGACGCGCCTGTCGCAGTTCCTCACCGCCAGTCGCAAGCGATACCGGGCCGACGTCGCGTTCGGGGCGGCGACCGACTCCGGGGATCGCACCGGCACGCCGACCGAGGAGGCCTCCCTGGATGCCCTCGCCGCGCTGACCGAGCCGGCGCTGATCAGCGCGCTGGCCGGCGCCGTCGGCACGCACCCGCAGGTACCGCCGGCGCATTCGGCCAAGAAGATCGACGGCGAGCGCGCCTACGCCCTCGCGCGGCGCGGCGAGACGGTGGCCCTGGACGCCGTCGAGGTCACCGCCCATGCGGTGACGCTCGTCGAGTGGGACGCGATGCGGCACGTGGCGGTGGTCGACCTGGAGACGTCGGCCGGCTACTACGTGCGCAGCTTCGCGCGTGACCTGGGGCAGGCGCTCGGCGTCCCCGCCCACCTGTCGGCGCTGCGCAGGACGGGCAGTGGCGCGTTCGAGCTGGACGTGGCGCGCGCCATCGGCGCGATCGTCGAGGCCAGTCCGGAAGAGATGGCCGGGTGGCTCGTCCCCATGGCCGACCTGCTGCCGCACCTCCCTGCCCTCACGCTCGACGAGGCACAGGAGCGCGCGGTGCGGCACGGGCAGCCCTTTGCCCCCGCTCCGGGGCAATCGCCGGGCGTCTTCCTCGCAGAGCGGGTGCGCCTGCTCGACTGCGGCGGCGCGCTCGTCGCGCTCGCCATCCCGAGCCGGCAGGCCCGCGGGTTGCTCCACGCCGACGTGGTCGTGGGCTGA
- a CDS encoding bifunctional oligoribonuclease/PAP phosphatase NrnA, producing MTTLSDAPLAVPASLVEALAGDGPVLICGHARPDGDSLGSVMAMAAALRRRGRRVRTVCSDPAPAAFLAFPRMDTLEVTREVDAAGATVIVMESSALSRTGIAGLERAGAVLNIDHHLGNTAYGTINWFDEGAAACVEMVADAIDALGVPWDEEIATYLYLGLLTDTGGFRHSHISARSFDLARRCVLAGADPVRVGQIAYDSFSLGRVRLMGELLHGMRLEADGRLAVLTLTPDEHERAGSTPDETEGLINMPFTAQAIRAVCLLRNDEDGVTRVSLRSKGTIDVRAVAQQFGGGGHRNASGFTVPDPLEAVEARLLPLLLDALA from the coding sequence ATGACCACGCTGAGTGACGCGCCCCTCGCCGTGCCGGCCTCGCTCGTCGAGGCCCTCGCCGGCGACGGTCCCGTGCTGATCTGCGGTCACGCGCGCCCCGATGGCGACTCGCTCGGCTCGGTCATGGCGATGGCCGCGGCGCTGCGTCGGCGGGGACGTCGCGTGCGCACCGTGTGCAGCGACCCGGCACCTGCGGCCTTCCTCGCCTTCCCGCGCATGGACACGCTGGAGGTGACGCGCGAGGTCGACGCCGCAGGGGCCACCGTCATCGTGATGGAATCGAGCGCGCTGTCGCGCACTGGCATCGCCGGGCTCGAGCGCGCGGGCGCCGTCCTCAACATCGATCACCACCTCGGCAACACCGCCTACGGCACGATCAACTGGTTCGATGAAGGTGCGGCAGCGTGCGTCGAGATGGTGGCCGACGCCATCGATGCGCTCGGCGTGCCCTGGGACGAGGAGATCGCGACGTACCTGTATCTGGGCCTGCTCACCGACACCGGCGGGTTCCGCCATTCGCACATCTCGGCGCGCAGCTTCGACCTCGCGCGGCGCTGCGTGCTGGCCGGCGCCGATCCCGTCCGCGTGGGTCAGATCGCCTACGACAGCTTCAGCCTCGGACGCGTCCGCCTGATGGGCGAGTTGCTGCACGGCATGCGCCTCGAGGCCGACGGCCGCCTGGCGGTGCTGACGCTGACGCCCGACGAGCACGAGCGCGCCGGATCCACACCCGATGAGACCGAGGGCCTCATCAACATGCCGTTCACGGCGCAGGCGATCCGCGCGGTGTGCCTGCTGCGCAACGACGAGGACGGCGTGACGCGCGTCAGCCTTCGCTCCAAGGGCACCATCGACGTGCGCGCCGTGGCGCAGCAGTTCGGCGGCGGCGGCCACCGCAATGCCAGCGGCTTCACGGTGCCCGATCCCCTCGAGGCGGTGGAGGCGCGGTTGCTGCCCCTGCTGCTCGACGCGCTCGCGTGA